The following proteins are encoded in a genomic region of Neurospora crassa OR74A linkage group VI, whole genome shotgun sequence:
- a CDS encoding lectin 2b, which yields MSYTIHLRLINDTSDSLQLVEQTCWFGHGTRWSQIDSTGVYVLSMNNSGSSGMLRFQNSKGGDYFAVAVGVHNYKRWCDIQVDTADDAPLTKLHPKYYDEKDAKYKALWAQASEFEAKAKSGKTVRIKFYQAEGNVLRATVEYV from the coding sequence ATGTCCTACACCATCCACCTCCGCCTCATCAACGACACCTCCGACTCTCTGCAGCTCGTCGAACAAACCTGCTGGTTCGGCCATGGCACCCGTTGGTCGCAAATCGACTCCACGGGCGTATACGTCCTCTCCATGAACAATTCCGGGTCCTCGGGCATGTTGCGCTTCCAGAATAGCAAGGGCGGTGATTATTTTGCCGTGGCGGTCGGCGTGCACAACTACAAGCGGTGGTGCGACATTCAGGTCGATACTGCCGATGATGCTCCCCTGACGAAGTTGCATCCCAAGTATTATGATGAGAAGGATGCCAAGTACAAGGCCTTGTGGGCGCAGGCGAGCGAGTTTGAGGCAAAGGCAAAGAGTGGGAAGACAGTGAGAATCAAGTTTTATCAGGCGGAGGGGAATGTTTTGAGGGCGACTGTTGAATATGTTTGA
- a CDS encoding carbonic anhydrase, whose translation MARLFRSLMLAAAASVTPVWSLCSHNTFLHPREEGKTVEVKKFGYIGVTGPLFWSSLAPENTACSTGRRQSPIDMTGTSFNMVPSSEIQIDIPDFTEGTEFENLGTTIEVIAKGGSMTFGEKQYTLQQFHFHLPSEHLDNGTSRAMEMHMVWQTENQELAVIGTYIDVATEAGSARFIPPFAAPAPPTQPVPSGVPVHPHINKTAPDAPPARFRIRGSRSHREQEVIMPHPTNENETAPVRPVGPDTPVSGAPTVLLETIFSTVDAIRTPGTVTQTPPLILSEVVNIWKSGHFQGYMGSLTTPPCSEGVMWLVSTQTLRVAPLTFENVRSVIGFNSRLTQNAPGEDNILAKAGCAAAGTE comes from the exons ATGGCCAGGCTATTCAGATCATTGATGCTGGCGGCGGCCGCGTCTGTGACGCCCGTCTGGTCGCTCTGCTCGCACAACACTTTCCTCCACCCGCGAGAGGAGGGCAAGACAGTCGAAGTCAAGAAGTTCGGATACATTGGCGTCACCGGTCCGCTGTTCTGGTCATCGTTAGCGCCCGAGAACACGGCCTGCTCCACGGGCAGACGACAGTCGCCTATTGATATGACGGGAACATCATTCAATATGGTACCCTCGTCTGAAATCCAGATCGACATCCCCGATTTCACTGAGGGCACTGAGTTCGAGAACCTCGGAACCACCATCGAGGTCATTGCGAAGGGCGGCTCGATGACTTTCGGTGAGAAGCAGTACACCCTGCAGCAGTTCCATTTCCACTTGCCTAGCGAGCACCTGGATAATGGCACAAGTAGAGCTA TGGAAATGCACATGGTCTGGCAAACCGAAAACCAGGAGCTTGCTGTCATCGGCACTTACATCGACGTCGCCACCGAGGCTGGTTCCGCACGTTTCATCCCTCCCTTCGCTGCTCCGGCTCCTCCTACTCAACCGGTTCCCAGCGGCGTTCCTGTTCATCCTCACATCAACAAGACCGCCCCAGATGCACCGCCAGCCAGGTTCCGCATCAGGGGAAGCAGAAGCCATAGGGAGCAAGAAGTCATCATGCCTCATCCTACCAACGAGAACGAGACGGCGCCAGTGCGCCCAGTGGGCCCAGACACTCCGGTCTCCGGTGCGCCTACCGTCCTTCTCGAGACCATCTTCAGCACCGTCGACGCCATCCGCACGCCCGGCACCGTGACCCAGACTCCCCCCTTGATACTCTCCGAGGTGGTCAACATCTGGAAGTCGGGCCACTTCCAAGG TTACATGGGGTCCCTCACCACGCCTCCCTGCAGTGAGGGCGTCATGTGGCTCGTGTCGACGCAGACGCTAAGGGTGGCGCCTCTGACGTTTGAGAATGTCCGTAGTGTCATCGGCTTCAACTCGCGCTTGACGCAGAATGCGCCCGGTGAGGATAATATCCTCGCTAAGGCAGGCTGCGCCGCAGCTGGAACTGAGTGA